The DNA region CGCCGAGGATCTGGAAGGTCGACGTCTTGCCGGCGCCGTCGGGTCCGATGAGGCCGAAGATCTCGCCCGTCCGGACGTCGAGGTCGATGCCGCGCACGGCCTCCACCGCGCCGTAGCGCTTGGTCAGCGCACGCGTGCGGATGGCGACGCCGGCCTCGCTCACCGGCGCGCCTGACGCGCGGGCCACTGCTCGCCGTCGACGAGGATCTCGCCGTCGGCCGGCATGCCCGGCTTCGCGAAGCCGACGGCGCCGCGCAGCTGCAGCTTCACGCCGACGACCTGCTTGACGCGGTCTTCGCGGAAGTAGGTGTTCTCCGGCGTGAACGAGGCTTGCGGGTCGATGCGCATGACATGGGCATCGATCGGCGTCGCCGGCGCGGAGTCCAGGTAGACGCGCGCCGGCTGGCCGATGCGCACGCGTCCGATCTGGCCCTCGGGGACGAACGCGCGCAGGTACACCTGGCCGAGGTTCACGAGCGTGATGACGGGCGTGCCCGCCATGACCACCTCCCCGGGCTCCGCGGTGCGCGTGGCGACGGTGCCGTCGAAGGGCGCGATGATCTGGAGGTCCTTGCGGTTGGCGCGCGCCTCCTCGAGCTGCGCGCGCGCACGCTCGGCCTCGGCCTGCGCCGCCGCGATGTCGGCCTGCGCCTGGAGGATCTGGCCCTGCACGGCGGCGACCTGCGAGGAGCGGATGGCCGGATTGGACAGCATCGCCCTGGCTGCCGTGAGCCCGCCCCGCGCCGCTTCCACCTGGCGGCGCTGCGCGGCCACGACCGCGGCCTGCGCCTCCTCGGCGTTCTGCGCGCGGCGC from Blastocatellia bacterium includes:
- a CDS encoding HlyD family efflux transporter periplasmic adaptor subunit, whose amino-acid sequence is RMSVRRRRVAGVVVLALVVAAGVALWRFVLARPAVPPGVLVVSGRIEGDDSAVAAKTSGRIREIAVREGDRVTAGQVIAVLDDEQIRAREQQAMAAVRQAEARVRLAQHQIDVLNEQLRQSRIGVDQSRADAEGRVNEAEGRLAAAEAQLAQAEASYAQAKWDREAATRLFQRELVAEQEARRAQNAEEAQAAVVAAQRRQVEAARGGLTAARAMLSNPAIRSSQVAAVQGQILQAQADIAAAQAEAERARAQLEEARANRKDLQIIAPFDGTVATRTAEPGEVVMAGTPVITLVNLGQVYLRAFVPEGQIGRVRIGQPARVYLDSAPATPIDAHVMRIDPQASFTPENTYFREDRVKQVVGVKLQLRGAVGFAKPGMPADGEILVDGEQWPARQARR